A genomic stretch from bacterium includes:
- a CDS encoding aconitate hydratase, whose translation MFRDVVQEQLPFLEKFYAALPAKIAAARELFGRPLTFAEKLLCAHGERTTIPPRRGDTHICFDPDRVAMQDATAQMALLQFMQARRDSVAVPATIHCDHLIAAHVGAAPDVEEARRVNREVYDFLASAAARYGLGFWGPGAGIIHQVVFENYAFPGGMMIGTDSHTPNAGGLGMLAIGVGGADAAETLAGLPWTLRWPKLVGVRLTGRLSGWTAPKDIVLRLASLLTVKGGTGKIVEYVGPGTETVSCTGKG comes from the coding sequence ATGTTCCGCGACGTGGTGCAGGAGCAGCTTCCGTTCCTCGAGAAGTTCTACGCCGCCCTTCCGGCGAAGATCGCCGCCGCGCGGGAGTTGTTCGGCCGGCCGCTCACCTTCGCCGAGAAACTGCTCTGCGCCCACGGCGAGCGCACGACGATCCCTCCGCGGCGCGGCGACACGCACATCTGCTTCGACCCGGACCGCGTCGCGATGCAGGACGCGACGGCGCAGATGGCGCTGCTGCAGTTCATGCAGGCGCGGCGGGACAGCGTCGCCGTCCCGGCGACGATCCACTGCGACCACCTGATCGCCGCGCACGTCGGCGCCGCGCCCGACGTCGAGGAGGCGCGGCGGGTCAACCGCGAGGTCTACGACTTCCTCGCCAGCGCCGCCGCGCGCTACGGCCTCGGGTTCTGGGGGCCGGGCGCGGGGATCATCCACCAGGTCGTCTTCGAGAACTACGCCTTCCCCGGCGGCATGATGATCGGCACCGACTCGCACACCCCCAACGCCGGCGGCCTCGGCATGCTCGCGATCGGCGTCGGCGGCGCCGACGCGGCGGAGACGCTCGCCGGTCTGCCTTGGACGCTGCGCTGGCCGAAGCTGGTCGGCGTGCGGCTGACGGGAAGGCTCTCCGGCTGGACCGCGCCCAAGGACATCGTCCTCCGCCTCGCCTCGCTGCTCACCGTGAAGGGGGGCACGGGGAAGATCGTCGAGTACGTCGGGCCGGGGACCGAAACGGTCTCCTGCACCGGCAAGGG
- a CDS encoding pyridoxine 5'-phosphate synthase — MKRLSVNIDHVATVRQARRAAEPDPVAAAVLAELAGAHGITCHIRGDRRHINDDDLARLRRVVTTRLNVEMAATAEMLKIARAVKPDLVTLVPEKPGEVTTSGGIDAAALRRALAPHVRALRRARIGVSLFIDPEGKQIEAAASYGAGMVELNTNAYSVARSDAERARAFDQLVAAAARAGELGVGVAAGHGLTVRNVRPVADIPQVVELNIGHSLIARAVLVGLDKAVKDMLAAMGA; from the coding sequence ATGAAGCGCCTTTCCGTGAACATCGACCACGTGGCCACGGTGCGGCAGGCCCGTCGCGCCGCCGAGCCCGATCCGGTCGCCGCGGCCGTCCTGGCGGAGCTCGCCGGCGCCCACGGCATCACCTGCCACATCCGCGGCGACCGCCGCCACATCAACGACGACGACCTCGCCCGGCTGCGCCGCGTCGTGACCACGCGCCTCAACGTCGAGATGGCCGCCACCGCGGAGATGCTCAAGATCGCCCGCGCCGTCAAGCCGGACCTCGTCACGCTCGTCCCCGAGAAGCCGGGCGAGGTGACGACCTCCGGCGGGATCGACGCCGCGGCGCTCCGCCGCGCCCTCGCGCCGCACGTGCGCGCGCTCCGCCGCGCGCGGATCGGCGTCTCGCTGTTCATCGACCCCGAAGGGAAGCAGATCGAAGCCGCCGCGTCCTACGGCGCGGGAATGGTCGAGCTGAACACGAACGCCTACAGCGTCGCGCGCAGCGACGCGGAGCGGGCGCGGGCCTTCGACCAGCTCGTCGCCGCCGCGGCGCGCGCGGGCGAACTCGGCGTCGGCGTCGCCGCGGGGCACGGCCTCACCGTCCGCAACGTGCGGCCGGTCGCCGACATCCCGCAGGTCGTCGAGCTCAACATCGGCCACAGCCTCATCGCGCGGGCCGTGCTCGTGGGGCTGGACAAGGCCGTGAAGGACATGCTGGCGGCGATGGGCGCCTAG